The DNA window CCGTTCAGAGCGTAACCGGTCCCGTCGCCAGTCAGTCCCCGCTCGACTGGTTTCTATTCAATTCCCACCTCTTTTTAAAATGCGCGGGGGCACGTTGACGGGGGCCGTGCGTATTGCCCCGTTGAGCCTGCCTCTATCGGACGACCATACCGGTCGTCGTTCGCAGCGGGTGTTCGACTGCATTCACCAATCCCCTTGCCCCCGTGGCTTCTCCCCTTCGCAACCAACCGGCGCCGGAAGATCAGCGCAACGTCATCATCGCGACCGTCCTGGTAGCGGTGATCATGTTTGGGTACATGTTCTTCTTCAGTCCGCAGCCCCAGCTCCAGCAGGCATCGGGGCCGGCGGACACGTCTCAGCAGACGGCCGCTGCGCCGGACACGCAAGAGACGCCAACCGATACAGGACAAACGGCCACGGCGGAGACGCAGCCGTCGGCCGCGACGACGGAGTCGACCCCGCCGGAGGCGCCGGCTGCGGATTCGATTACGGCTGGAGCGTTGCAGGGAACGGCCCGGCGCATCGTCGTCGAGACGGACCTCTACACGGCGGTCCTCAACACTAAGGGTGGTACGCTCCACCGCTTTACCCTCAAGGAGTACGACCAGTTCAATCAGGTCGACCCCGTTCAGATTGTGGACACCACGGCAGGCGGGACGCTCTCCCTGTCCTTCCGCACGCCGACGGGCAAAAAGGTCGACACCCGCTCCCTCTACTTTTCTGCCGATACCGATGCGGACACGATGCGCGTGCAGGACGAGCCGGTGTCGGTCACCTTCGAGGCCGCGCTGGGGGAGGGCACCCTCCGTCAGACCTACACGTTTCATCCGGACGATTACGACCTCGGTCTTGCCGTTCAGCAGGAGAACCCGGCGAGCTTCGTGACGGACGAGGGCTACGACCTGACGTGGCACGGCGGCATGCCGTACTCGGAGGGCGGGGAGGAGGACGAGCTGCAGTACACGGGTCTCTTTGCCTACAGCGGCGAGACGCTCGAAAGCGTCACCCTATCGGACGGGGACCACGGCGAGACGCGGCTGAGTGGGGCTGTCTCGTGGATGGCCGTCAAGAACAAGTACTTCACCGCTGCCCTGATGCCCGACAGTCCGGACGCGGTGAAAGGGGCGACCCTCATCGGCGACAAGGTCGGGCGGGCCACCAGTGCCGCGGACTTCAAGGAGCTTACGGGGCATTTCCGCATGCCGCGTCCGCAGGGCGAGTCGCACGTGGACCAGTTTCACCTCTACGCCGGCCCGATCGACTACTACAACCTGGCCGACTACGAGCGGGAGCTCTACGCGATGGTCGATTATGGGTGGGATTGGTTCGAGTGGATGACCAAGCCACTGGCGAAGTGGATCTACATCCCGATGCTCACCTACCTCGGAGGGGGGCTTCCGGAGGCCACGATTTCATCGTGGGGATTGCCGGGCTGGTTTGGGCAGGGCCTCCCATACGGCATTGTCGTCATCCTGATGGCCGTCCTCATCAAGACGGTGGTCTATCCGCTCACCAAGTCGTCCTACCGCAGCATGGCGCAGATGCGGGAGCTGCAGCCGAAGATGGAGGAGCTGCGGGACAAGTACGACGACGATCCGCAGAAGCAGCAGGAGGAGATGATGAAGCTCTACCGCGAGACGGGCGTGAACCCGCTCGGGGGCTGTCTGCCGATGTTCTTGCAGTACCCGATTCTGATTTCGCTCTACCAGTTTATTCCGAAGTCCATCCAGCTGCGGCAGAAGAGCTTCCTCTGGGCAACCGACCTGTCGGCGCCGGACAAGATTCTGCAGCTGCCTTTTGAAATTCCGTTCTATGGCGACTACGTAGCGGGCTTCACGCTGCTGATGGGCCTCGCCATGATCGTCACGATGCGCGTGCAGTCCACGCCCAGCAGTGGCGGGCAGGCCAAGATGTTCATGTATGCGATGCCGGCGGTCATCTTCTTCATCTTCAACCGGTTCGCGTCGGCCCTAAGCCTGTACTACCTCTTCTACAACATCATGACGGCGGCGCAGCAGAAGTGGATCAACATGCAGCTGGAGAAGGAAAAAGACGAGGATGGCAATCTCACGAACGGGAGGAGTTCGGGAGAGGAGGCCGAAAAGGGCTTCTTTGGAAAGCTCATGGAGCGGGCGCGGGAGGCGCAGGAGGAGCAGCGATAGCGTTGAAAGTCGAACGGTTGGAAAGTTGGAAGCTCGGAGGTCATTCAATGCACGTGTGAGGACATCCGGATACTAAGGGGGTCGCTACCCGCGGTAAACCCTCAACGCTGTTGGAGACGCATTCCTCGTCCGAGGTCTGTTCTCATCATTCGGAGTCGAAGACGACCACCGAACGTTCAACCTGCAACTTCCCACCCTTTACCTCCATGGACGACACGATCGCGGCCATTGCCACAGCGCGGGGACGAGCGGCCCTCGCCATCGTGCGCACCTCCGGCCCCGACGCCATCTCCGTCGTGGATGACTGCTTCCAGGGGGGCGACCTGACGGAGGCGGAGAGTCACACGGCGCACGTCGGCTTTCTGGTCGACGCGGACGGGAACGATGTGGATCAGGTGGTGGCTACCGTTTTCCGGGCGCCCAATTCCGCGACGGGCGAGCATGTGGTCGAGGTGTCCTGCCACGGCGGCGATCTGGCCCCGCAGATGGTGTTGGAGAGTCTGCTCGATCACGGCGCCCGCATGGCCGAGCCCGGCGAGTTTACGGAGCGAGCCTTCCTGAACGGCAAGATGGACCTGACGCAGGCCGAGGCGGTGGCCGACCTCATCCACGCCAGTTCCACGAAGGCACACCAGGCCTCCCTCACCCACCTCAAGGGCCGATACTCCGACCTGCTGGAGGACCTGCGCGAGGAGTTGCTGAATCTCTGCTCGCTCGTGGAACTGGAGATCGACTTTTCAGACGAGGACGTGGAGTTTGCCGATCGAGAGCGGCTGGAGGAGCTGCTGGATGAGACGGAGGAGATTCTGGGGGACCTGCTCGACACCTATCCCACCGGCGAAAAGCTGAAAGACGGCGTGCGCGTCGTCATCGGCGGGCGGCCCAACGCGGGCAAGTCCACCCTGCTGAACGCGCTGGTGGGCCACGACCGGGCCATCGTGAGCGAGACGCCCGGCACCACGCGGGACGAGATTGAGGCGGAGGCGGAGATCGAAGGCGTGCTCTTCCGTTTCGTGGACACCGCGGGCCTCCGCGACACCGCCGACGAGATTGAGGCCGAGGGCGTGCGCCGCGCCACCGAGTCCATCGAGGCGGCCGACGTGCTTCTCTACCTCTACGACCTCACGGTGGGCCTCGACTCCGAGGAAATCGACTTTCTGGGCGATCTGTCTGATGACGACACGGGAGTTCGGCCCTTTCTCATCGGCAACAAGGCCGACGAAGCCCCCGATTTGCCGGTGGCCGACCTCGACGACCTCTCGGCGCTCAAGCTCTCGGCCCTCGACGCCCGCGACGATGCCGACATGCTACAGCCCCTCCTCGACCGTCTCACCGACACGGTCGCCGAGCACCTGAGCCGCGCGGAATCTTCCCCCGTCGTCATGAACCAGCGCCACCGACAGCACCTCCAGGACGCCCTCGACGCCGTCCAGCAGGCCCGCGAGGCGCTCGACAGGGGCGTGTCCGGTGACATGCTCACGCTCGACCTCCGCGCCGCCCTTCAGGAACTGGGCGCCATCACCGGCGAGATCACGAACGAGGACGTGCTCAACCAGATCTTCTCCCGGTTCTGCATCGGGAAATGAGCGTGGGCGAAAGGGTGCATGGGAGAATGAGGGAGAGGGAACGCGTGACACGTCTGGATGAGTCCCGTCCTTTCCACCCCAGATTGATCTGTAACGTGCTGTTATGAAAGAGGATTGGAGAATGACTTGATGAAGTCTTTGTGTTATCGGCGTTAGGGTCGGGAGGAGATCCGTGTCTTGTGGATGAAGTCCTGGTCTTCAGCTTCACCACAGCTTATCGGCATCGCCTCTCTGTCAGTCTCGCCCGATCATGATCAACGTCCTCTCGATCGACGGCGGCGGCATTCGCGGCTTCATCCCTGCGCTCGTTCTTCAGCATATCGAAATCGAAACCGGCCGGCCCACTGCCGAGCATTTCGACCTTATCGCCGGTACGTCCACCGGCGGCATCCTTGCGCTCGGTCTTACCCTTCCGCAGAACGGTACGGCGAGTGATCCACGGTACAGCGCCGAAGAACTGGCGGCTCTCTACCGGGATCGAGGAGAAGACATCTTTCACCAGCCGCGCTGGCGACAGGTGGCCTCTGTGGTCAATCTGTTCGACGAGAAGTACGACCACTCCGGTCTTGAGGGCGTCCTGGACGAGTATTTCGGCGATCAGCCGGTGGGCGACGGCCTGACGGACGTGATGGTGAGCAGCTACGACATTCAGGCCCGCGAGCCCTACTTCTTCATGAGCTGGCGGGAGCCGGACCAGACGGTGCCGATGCGCCGGGCGGCCCGGGCGACCTCCGCTGCGCCCACCTATTTCGAGCCCGCAAAAGTGGCGGTGGGGGATCAGCAGCGCGTGCTCGTGGACGGCGGCGTGTTCGTAAATAATCCTGCGGTATCGGCGTACGCGGAGGCCGAACGGCGGTATCCCGACGAGCCGATCCGGCTGGTCTCCATCGGGACGGGCAGCGCCACTGAGCCCATCGGCTACGACGAGTCGCAGGAGTGGGGCAAGCTGGGATGGGCCGTCGAGACGATCGATATTGTGTTCGACGGCGTGTCCGACGCGGCCGACTATCAGCTCCGCCACGTGCTCGGCGATCGGTTCGACCGCTTTCAGGTGCCGCTGGAGTCGGCCAGCGATGCCATGGACGACGCCTCGATCGAAAATCTGGAGGCACTCGCGCAGGACGCCGAGCGCATGATGGCGACCCAGGCCGATGCGCTAGAGGCACTCTGTAATCGGCTGGATGAGGCGTAGTTATCGGGGTGGATGCCGGGCGCCGTTGGACTCCAACGACGCTACGGAAGAGAGCTGAGGTCGAAAAACAGGGTCGCGAGATTCCCGTTGGGGCTACCGTCGCCTCTATTTTGTTCTTTGTCTCCCCGCGCATGAAGGCTCGCCCCTGGATCGAATCTCGCGTCGTCCGTGCCTCGGATGTAACCCCTAATGGCACTGCGTCCGTCCTCGCCCTTGCCACGTTTTTTCAGGAGGCCGCCGGGCGCCATGCCGCCGCGCTCGGCGTTTCGATGCAAGACCTGCTGGCCGACGGCAAGGCGTGGGTCTTGGCCCGGCTTCGGATGGAGGTGGATCGGTTGCCGGCGTGGGAAGAAGAGATCACCATCGAGACGTGGCCGTCGGGCCTCGACCGGCTCTACGCCACGCGGGAGTTTGTTTTCCGGGACCAGGACGACCGTGAATTGGCTCGGGGCACCAGCGCCTGGCTCGTGATCGACACCGAGCGGCGGCGTCCACTGCGTCCCCCGTCGGTCCTGTACGACATCGAGGTGCCCGATCGGCCTGCGCCGCTGGGACAGGAAGAGGTTGACTTTGCAGCTCTATCCACCGTGGACCGGGAGCAGACCTTTTCCGTGCGCTACCACGACCTCGACCTCAACCGGCACGTCAACAACGTCCGCTACCTGGAGTGGGCACTAGAGACCCTGTCCCCAGAGATTCTGGAGGAGCGTCGCTGTGTAGGGATTGCGCTCCAGTTTGAGGCCGAGACGACCCTCGGCGATTCCGTGCGGGCGACCGCGGAGGAGCAGCAGGAAGGGGACAGCCTACGGGTACGTCACCGCCTGTCCCATGCTACGTCGGATCGGACCCTTGCACGTGCCGTGACGAGGTGGACTTCCATTTCAGAAGACGAGTCCAGATAAGGGCAATCACACCACATCATTTTTCTCCATTTCTCTTCAGACGCTGTGTTCAACGTGCAGACAAATCGGAATCTCTGCCATGGCAACAGGCGCATCGAGGGACATATGGGATTGGATCGACCTTGCGATTCGCATTTCGGCGGGCATTGCAATCCCGCTTCTCCTTTTCGTTTTCGGTCGAGAGCTTCGATTGGATCGGCAGGAAGCGCAAAACGCAGATCGCATCCGGCGCTCCATTGAGCATCTGGCGAGTCCAAACTGGCGGGAGCGCTTGATGGGCGTGCAAGTCATGTGGCATTATTGCAGGCATCGAGAGCATTACCCGCTTCCTCTGGTTGCGGTGTTGGCGAGTACAATCGAGACGGACTCTAGCATCAGAGTGCGCCGGGCAGCCGGGCGCCTCTTTAGTGAGATTAAGTCTGAGCCCTCGGCCAATCGATCGGCTCCCTCAACGGCTACATGCAAAGCCGATCTTCCAGAGCGTCCCTTTCCCAAGATTAGGAAGATCCGCGAGCAGCTCCGCGTGTACATTCACATTCAGGAGGAGGCGCAGGAGGCCACCGCGTCTGCGTTTAAGCGCTCAATTGATGGCGACACGATTGGCACCCATGTCGTAGATGTCGTCAGCATTGAGAAGTTGGACCGGGGACCGTCCTCCACCCAGCTTCGATTCTTCAATGCCCAACAGCGAACGCTCGTCGATAGTCTCCTTGCCCACACGAGTCGGCTCCCCGCATTTTCCTCTCGCATCGACGTAAAAAATCTCAGCGATGAATACGGTCGGATTACCGACCACTTCGAGCTTTGGATAGCCCCTCAATCTCAGTAGAACGGGACGCATCGAGGATTCCTGCTGTTGCGTTTGCCTCCGTGAACGAAAAACGCCCCGACCCCAGAGGGGCGGGGCGTCGGGTGGAAGGGAGGCTT is part of the Salinibacter sp. 10B genome and encodes:
- the yidC gene encoding membrane protein insertase YidC; this encodes MASPLRNQPAPEDQRNVIIATVLVAVIMFGYMFFFSPQPQLQQASGPADTSQQTAAAPDTQETPTDTGQTATAETQPSAATTESTPPEAPAADSITAGALQGTARRIVVETDLYTAVLNTKGGTLHRFTLKEYDQFNQVDPVQIVDTTAGGTLSLSFRTPTGKKVDTRSLYFSADTDADTMRVQDEPVSVTFEAALGEGTLRQTYTFHPDDYDLGLAVQQENPASFVTDEGYDLTWHGGMPYSEGGEEDELQYTGLFAYSGETLESVTLSDGDHGETRLSGAVSWMAVKNKYFTAALMPDSPDAVKGATLIGDKVGRATSAADFKELTGHFRMPRPQGESHVDQFHLYAGPIDYYNLADYERELYAMVDYGWDWFEWMTKPLAKWIYIPMLTYLGGGLPEATISSWGLPGWFGQGLPYGIVVILMAVLIKTVVYPLTKSSYRSMAQMRELQPKMEELRDKYDDDPQKQQEEMMKLYRETGVNPLGGCLPMFLQYPILISLYQFIPKSIQLRQKSFLWATDLSAPDKILQLPFEIPFYGDYVAGFTLLMGLAMIVTMRVQSTPSSGGQAKMFMYAMPAVIFFIFNRFASALSLYYLFYNIMTAAQQKWINMQLEKEKDEDGNLTNGRSSGEEAEKGFFGKLMERAREAQEEQR
- the mnmE gene encoding tRNA uridine-5-carboxymethylaminomethyl(34) synthesis GTPase MnmE, which translates into the protein MDDTIAAIATARGRAALAIVRTSGPDAISVVDDCFQGGDLTEAESHTAHVGFLVDADGNDVDQVVATVFRAPNSATGEHVVEVSCHGGDLAPQMVLESLLDHGARMAEPGEFTERAFLNGKMDLTQAEAVADLIHASSTKAHQASLTHLKGRYSDLLEDLREELLNLCSLVELEIDFSDEDVEFADRERLEELLDETEEILGDLLDTYPTGEKLKDGVRVVIGGRPNAGKSTLLNALVGHDRAIVSETPGTTRDEIEAEAEIEGVLFRFVDTAGLRDTADEIEAEGVRRATESIEAADVLLYLYDLTVGLDSEEIDFLGDLSDDDTGVRPFLIGNKADEAPDLPVADLDDLSALKLSALDARDDADMLQPLLDRLTDTVAEHLSRAESSPVVMNQRHRQHLQDALDAVQQAREALDRGVSGDMLTLDLRAALQELGAITGEITNEDVLNQIFSRFCIGK
- a CDS encoding patatin-like phospholipase family protein; this encodes MINVLSIDGGGIRGFIPALVLQHIEIETGRPTAEHFDLIAGTSTGGILALGLTLPQNGTASDPRYSAEELAALYRDRGEDIFHQPRWRQVASVVNLFDEKYDHSGLEGVLDEYFGDQPVGDGLTDVMVSSYDIQAREPYFFMSWREPDQTVPMRRAARATSAAPTYFEPAKVAVGDQQRVLVDGGVFVNNPAVSAYAEAERRYPDEPIRLVSIGTGSATEPIGYDESQEWGKLGWAVETIDIVFDGVSDAADYQLRHVLGDRFDRFQVPLESASDAMDDASIENLEALAQDAERMMATQADALEALCNRLDEA
- a CDS encoding acyl-ACP thioesterase domain-containing protein, whose protein sequence is MKARPWIESRVVRASDVTPNGTASVLALATFFQEAAGRHAAALGVSMQDLLADGKAWVLARLRMEVDRLPAWEEEITIETWPSGLDRLYATREFVFRDQDDRELARGTSAWLVIDTERRRPLRPPSVLYDIEVPDRPAPLGQEEVDFAALSTVDREQTFSVRYHDLDLNRHVNNVRYLEWALETLSPEILEERRCVGIALQFEAETTLGDSVRATAEEQQEGDSLRVRHRLSHATSDRTLARAVTRWTSISEDESR